One Streptobacillus ratti genomic region harbors:
- the atpA gene encoding F0F1 ATP synthase subunit alpha codes for MKIKPEEISNIIRKEIENYKKKIDVSSVGTVVEVGDGIARIYGLDNAMAGELLEFPNGATGMVLNLEENSVGAVILGDTRGIKEGDVVKGTGRITEVPAGEALLGRVVNSLGEPIDGKGVIVASKYMQVERVASGIIDRKPVTEPLQTGIKAIDGMIPIGRGQRELIIGDRQTGKTSIAIDTIINQKDTGIYCIYVAIGQKRSTVASIQRKLEEAGAMEYTTIVAATASEPAPLQYLAPYAGVAMAEYFMEEGKHVLIIYDDLSKHAVSYREMSLLLKRPPGREAYPGDVFYLHSRLLERAAKLSDELGGGSITALPIIETQAGDISAYIPTNVISITDGQIFLETDLFNSGFRPAINAGFSVSRVGGSAQIKAMKQVASRVKMELAQYTELLAFAQFGSDLDKATRDQLNRGERIMEILKQKQYSPMPVEEQVVSFYAVTNGYLDDIDVEDVRNFEEELLQSMYSTTDILKQIITEKTLTKEIEEELEDFIKTFKKDYVH; via the coding sequence TTGAAAATCAAACCAGAAGAAATTAGTAATATAATTAGAAAAGAAATAGAAAATTATAAAAAGAAAATAGATGTTTCTAGTGTTGGAACAGTAGTTGAAGTAGGAGATGGTATAGCAAGAATTTATGGTTTAGATAATGCTATGGCAGGTGAGCTTTTAGAATTTCCTAATGGAGCAACAGGTATGGTTTTAAATCTTGAAGAGAATTCTGTTGGAGCTGTTATACTTGGAGATACTAGGGGGATTAAAGAGGGAGATGTAGTTAAAGGTACTGGTAGAATTACTGAAGTTCCTGCTGGAGAGGCACTACTTGGAAGAGTGGTTAATTCACTTGGAGAACCTATAGATGGCAAAGGGGTTATAGTTGCATCTAAATATATGCAGGTTGAGAGAGTAGCTTCAGGAATAATAGATAGAAAACCAGTTACTGAACCTTTGCAAACTGGTATTAAAGCAATAGATGGAATGATACCTATAGGAAGAGGACAAAGAGAATTAATAATAGGAGATAGACAAACAGGTAAAACATCTATAGCTATAGATACAATTATAAATCAAAAAGATACAGGAATATATTGTATATATGTTGCTATAGGTCAAAAAAGATCTACAGTGGCTTCAATTCAAAGAAAATTAGAAGAAGCAGGTGCGATGGAATATACAACTATAGTAGCTGCTACTGCTAGTGAACCTGCACCACTTCAATATTTAGCACCTTATGCTGGTGTTGCAATGGCAGAATATTTCATGGAAGAAGGAAAACATGTATTAATAATATATGATGATTTATCTAAACATGCTGTTTCATATAGAGAAATGTCTTTATTATTAAAAAGACCACCTGGGCGTGAAGCATATCCTGGAGATGTTTTCTATTTACATTCAAGATTGCTTGAAAGAGCAGCAAAATTATCTGATGAGTTAGGTGGGGGATCTATCACTGCTCTTCCAATAATTGAAACTCAGGCTGGAGATATATCAGCATACATACCAACTAATGTTATATCAATAACAGATGGTCAAATATTCTTAGAAACAGACTTATTTAATTCTGGATTTAGACCAGCTATTAATGCAGGATTTTCAGTTTCAAGGGTTGGAGGTTCTGCTCAAATTAAGGCTATGAAACAAGTAGCAAGTAGAGTTAAAATGGAACTAGCACAATATACTGAATTATTAGCATTTGCACAATTTGGTTCTGACCTTGATAAGGCAACACGTGATCAATTAAATCGTGGAGAAAGAATAATGGAAATATTAAAGCAAAAACAATATTCTCCTATGCCTGTTGAAGAACAAGTTGTTTCATTTTATGCTGTAACTAATGGTTATTTAGATGATATTGATGTTGAAGATGTTAGAAATTTTGAAGAAGAATTATTACAAAGTATGTATTCTACAACAGATATTTTAAAACAGATTATAACTGAAAAAACTTTAACTAAAGAAATAGAAGAAGAATTAGAAGACTTTATAAAAACATTTAAAAAAGATTATGTACATTAA
- the atpG gene encoding ATP synthase F1 subunit gamma, whose product MASNMKEIKARINSINNSKQITSAMNIVSSTKFKKFQVLTFKTREYEKSLEYALYNLLNHIGNRHNILFEGKKEVKNIGIVVMTSDRGLCGSFNSNTLKKMDKMVKRFTKEGKNVSIISIGRKARDYCKTRDINVDAEYIQLIPETMFSKAKIISEDIVDFYLSDQYDEVYLIYSKFVSVIHYNLVEERILPFSRPTGLKISKESEEVKDKRYIFEPNENQVLVEFLPKLLNNKLYQALLENSASEHSARMSAMKNASDSATEIINKLTLEYNRIRQSLITQELSEIVGGSQAIK is encoded by the coding sequence ATGGCATCTAATATGAAAGAAATTAAAGCTAGAATAAATAGCATTAATAATTCAAAACAGATAACTAGTGCTATGAATATTGTTTCTTCAACTAAATTTAAAAAATTTCAAGTACTTACCTTTAAAACTAGAGAATATGAAAAATCTTTAGAATATGCTTTATATAACTTATTAAATCATATAGGTAATAGACATAATATTTTATTTGAGGGTAAAAAAGAAGTTAAAAATATTGGTATAGTAGTTATGACATCAGATAGAGGTCTTTGTGGCTCATTTAATTCTAATACTTTAAAAAAGATGGATAAAATGGTAAAAAGATTTACTAAAGAGGGTAAAAATGTTTCTATAATTTCTATAGGTAGAAAGGCAAGAGATTATTGTAAAACTAGAGATATTAATGTAGATGCAGAATATATACAATTAATACCAGAAACAATGTTTTCTAAAGCTAAGATTATTAGTGAAGATATAGTTGATTTTTATCTTTCAGATCAATATGATGAAGTATATTTAATATATTCAAAATTTGTATCAGTAATACACTATAACTTAGTAGAGGAAAGAATATTACCTTTTTCAAGACCTACAGGATTAAAGATATCTAAAGAAAGTGAAGAAGTAAAAGATAAAAGATATATTTTTGAACCAAATGAAAATCAAGTTTTAGTTGAATTTTTACCTAAACTTTTGAATAATAAGTTATACCAAGCATTACTTGAAAATTCAGCAAGTGAGCATTCAGCTAGAATGTCTGCTATGAAAAATGCAAGTGATAGTGCAACAGAAATAATAAATAAGTTGACATTAGAATATAATAGAATTAGACAAAGTCTAATAACACAAGAACTATCAGAAATTGTTGGTGGTTCTCAAGCAATTAAATAG
- the atpD gene encoding F0F1 ATP synthase subunit beta: protein MNKGKLVQIIGPVIDARFDNTLPDIFNALEIYYEDGKKIVAEVQAHLGNNVVRAVAMTSTDGLKRGVDVIDTGEPIKVPVGKETLGRIFNVLGETVDNGDEIITEERHSIHKKAPEFEEQETHSEILETGIKVVDLLAPYLKGGKIGLFGGAGVGKTVLIQELINNIAKGHGGLSVFAGVGERTREGRDLYNEMKESGVINKTALVYGQMNEPPGARLRVALSALTMAEYFRDKEGQNVLLFIDNIFRFTQAGSEVSALLGRMPSAVGYQPNLATDMGALQERITSTKKGSITSVQAVYVPADDLTDPAPATTFSHLDATTVLSRQIASLGIYPAVDPLTSTSRILEAEIVGNEHYKVARETVKVLQRYKELQDIIAILGMDELGDEDKVIVSRARKIQRFFSQPFSVAEQFTGMKGKYVTLRETIRGFKEILDGKHDELPEQAFLYVGTIDDAVAKAKDLMGE from the coding sequence ATGAACAAAGGTAAATTGGTTCAAATTATAGGGCCGGTTATAGATGCAAGATTTGATAATACCTTACCAGATATCTTTAATGCCTTAGAAATATATTATGAAGATGGGAAAAAAATAGTTGCAGAAGTTCAAGCACATTTAGGAAATAATGTTGTAAGAGCAGTTGCGATGACATCTACTGACGGATTAAAAAGAGGAGTAGATGTTATAGATACAGGAGAACCTATTAAAGTACCAGTAGGGAAAGAAACTTTAGGTAGAATTTTTAATGTTTTAGGAGAAACTGTTGATAATGGAGATGAAATTATTACAGAAGAAAGACATTCTATTCATAAAAAAGCACCTGAGTTTGAAGAGCAAGAAACTCACTCTGAAATATTAGAAACAGGAATTAAGGTAGTAGATTTATTAGCACCATATCTAAAAGGAGGTAAAATAGGTCTTTTTGGAGGGGCTGGAGTAGGTAAAACTGTATTAATTCAAGAATTAATTAATAATATTGCAAAAGGTCATGGAGGTCTGTCTGTATTTGCTGGAGTTGGAGAAAGAACCAGAGAGGGTAGAGACTTATATAACGAAATGAAAGAAAGTGGAGTTATTAATAAGACGGCTTTAGTTTATGGTCAAATGAATGAACCACCTGGGGCAAGACTTAGAGTAGCACTTTCAGCCTTAACTATGGCAGAATATTTTAGAGATAAAGAAGGGCAAAATGTATTGTTATTCATAGATAATATATTTAGATTTACACAGGCAGGTTCTGAAGTTTCTGCTTTACTTGGAAGAATGCCATCTGCTGTTGGTTATCAACCTAACCTTGCAACAGATATGGGAGCTTTACAAGAAAGAATTACTTCAACTAAAAAAGGTTCTATTACATCAGTACAAGCAGTATATGTTCCAGCAGATGATTTAACTGACCCAGCACCAGCTACAACATTTTCACATCTTGATGCAACAACAGTATTATCAAGACAAATTGCATCATTAGGAATTTATCCAGCAGTTGATCCTCTTACTTCAACTTCAAGAATACTTGAAGCAGAAATAGTTGGAAATGAACACTATAAGGTAGCTAGAGAAACTGTTAAAGTTTTACAAAGATATAAGGAACTGCAAGATATTATTGCAATACTTGGTATGGATGAATTAGGTGATGAAGATAAAGTAATAGTAAGTAGAGCAAGAAAAATTCAAAGATTTTTCTCTCAACCATTCTCAGTTGCTGAACAATTTACAGGAATGAAAGGTAAATATGTTACATTACGTGAAACAATAAGAGGATTTAAAGAAATTTTAGACGGTAAACATGATGAACTTCCAGAACAAGCTTTTCTTTATGTAGGAACTATAGATGATGCAGTAGCAAAAGCAAAAGATTTAATGGGTGAATAA
- the lysS gene encoding lysine--tRNA ligase, with product MENKENAVNETYVMKEKYRKIDELKALGLEPYGRYFDKKDEIGSILNFDETSENEFKTAGRIMSYRRMGKNGFAHIQDPTGKIQIYAKKDEIGEEEYETFKRLSTGDFVGVVGKLFRTQTGELTIKASHLEILSKNIRPLPDKFSGLQNIEMRYRQRYIDLVMNPEVMDTMKKRFEIIRYFRTYLEKKGFLEVETPMLHPTLGGANAKPFITHHNALDMDMYLRIAPELYLKRLLVGGFEKVFEINRNFRNEGVSIKHNPEFTMMELYQAYADFNDMMDITEDLISSLTYHLYGTYEIPYEDKQINLAKPWRRVTMREIVKEHTGFVMDENTTDESAIEFAKGLGINLDKNKTYTKFGILNLLFEEKVEHTIVNPTFVTDYPKEISPLSKNSKGESDWVDRFELFITGREYGNAYSELNDPKDQKERFEDQVRAKENGDDEATEMDLDYIRALEYGMPPAGGLGIGIDRLVMLLTNSSSIRDVIMFPTLKKETHFE from the coding sequence ATGGAAAATAAAGAAAATGCAGTTAATGAAACCTATGTAATGAAAGAAAAATATAGAAAAATTGATGAATTAAAAGCTTTAGGATTAGAACCATATGGAAGATATTTTGATAAAAAAGATGAAATAGGAAGTATTTTAAATTTTGATGAAACTTCAGAAAATGAATTTAAAACTGCTGGAAGAATAATGTCATATAGAAGAATGGGTAAAAATGGATTTGCACACATTCAAGATCCCACAGGAAAAATTCAAATTTATGCTAAAAAAGATGAAATAGGTGAAGAAGAATATGAAACATTTAAAAGATTATCAACAGGAGATTTTGTTGGTGTAGTAGGTAAATTGTTTCGTACACAAACAGGTGAATTAACAATTAAAGCATCACATTTAGAGATACTATCTAAAAATATAAGACCATTACCAGATAAATTTTCTGGACTTCAAAATATTGAAATGCGTTATAGACAAAGATATATTGATTTAGTTATGAATCCTGAAGTTATGGACACTATGAAAAAAAGATTTGAAATAATTAGATATTTTAGAACATATTTAGAAAAAAAAGGATTTTTAGAAGTTGAAACTCCTATGTTACATCCAACATTAGGGGGAGCTAATGCAAAACCATTTATAACTCACCATAATGCTTTAGATATGGATATGTATTTAAGAATAGCACCAGAACTTTATTTAAAAAGACTTTTAGTTGGAGGATTTGAAAAAGTTTTTGAAATAAATAGAAATTTTAGAAATGAAGGAGTGTCTATTAAGCATAATCCAGAATTTACTATGATGGAACTTTATCAAGCATATGCTGATTTTAATGATATGATGGATATTACTGAAGATTTAATTTCATCACTTACTTATCACTTATATGGAACTTATGAAATACCTTATGAAGATAAACAAATAAATCTTGCAAAACCTTGGAGAAGAGTAACTATGAGAGAAATAGTTAAAGAACATACAGGTTTTGTTATGGATGAAAACACTACAGATGAATCTGCAATAGAATTTGCTAAGGGACTTGGAATAAATTTAGATAAAAATAAGACTTATACTAAGTTTGGTATTTTAAACCTATTATTTGAAGAAAAAGTAGAGCATACTATAGTTAATCCAACATTTGTTACAGATTATCCAAAAGAAATTTCTCCGTTATCTAAAAATTCTAAAGGAGAAAGTGATTGGGTAGATAGATTTGAACTGTTTATAACAGGAAGAGAATATGGTAATGCTTATTCTGAATTAAATGACCCTAAGGATCAAAAAGAAAGATTTGAAGACCAAGTTAGAGCAAAGGAAAATGGAGATGATGAAGCAACTGAAATGGATTTAGACTATATCAGAGCTTTAGAATATGGAATGCCACCAGCTGGAGGACTTGGAATAGGGATAGATAGACTTGTAATGTTACTTACAAACTCATCATCTATAAGAGATGTAATTATGTTCCCTACTTTAAAAAAAGAAACACATTTTGAATAA
- the atpB gene encoding F0F1 ATP synthase subunit A: MSKKKNLLKWIGLMVLMLVGVNLLLSIVSTVFPITFQKPHDIIEPPEVFFSIPIGRYILNINQTIMNTWAIMIVIIFILIKGTRNISVENPGFFQLVLEEYYNFINNSFLEGLGKYKEKFAGFFSALFSMIAFLNVSMFLFPFAIIWKKNEHGLIFVKPFFRTATADMNTTVGLALVVFVIFLGAAIYRMGVLGFIKELSQPFVFMLPINIIGEFAKPINISMRLFGNMFAGLVIMSLVYGLAVKDIFPSLTNNILKGSFSFAVGWPNILQIYLDFFIGILQAFVFTVLSSVYIKQMLIGEEEE, translated from the coding sequence TTGTCAAAGAAGAAGAATTTGCTAAAGTGGATAGGATTAATGGTTTTAATGCTTGTAGGAGTAAACTTACTTTTATCTATAGTATCAACTGTTTTTCCAATAACATTTCAAAAGCCACATGATATCATTGAACCACCTGAAGTATTTTTTAGTATACCTATAGGTAGATATATATTAAATATTAATCAAACGATAATGAATACATGGGCAATAATGATAGTTATTATTTTCATACTAATTAAAGGAACTAGAAATATTAGTGTAGAAAACCCTGGTTTTTTTCAATTAGTATTAGAAGAATACTATAATTTTATTAATAATTCATTCTTAGAGGGATTAGGAAAATATAAAGAAAAATTTGCTGGTTTTTTCTCGGCGTTGTTTTCAATGATAGCATTTTTAAATGTATCTATGTTCTTATTTCCTTTTGCAATAATATGGAAAAAGAATGAACACGGTTTAATTTTTGTTAAACCTTTCTTTAGAACTGCGACAGCTGATATGAATACAACTGTTGGATTGGCATTAGTAGTTTTTGTAATTTTTTTAGGAGCAGCAATTTATAGAATGGGTGTATTAGGATTTATAAAAGAATTATCACAACCCTTTGTATTTATGTTACCTATAAATATAATTGGAGAATTTGCAAAACCAATAAATATATCTATGAGATTATTTGGTAATATGTTTGCAGGACTTGTAATTATGTCGTTAGTTTATGGATTAGCAGTTAAAGATATTTTCCCAAGTTTAACAAATAATATATTAAAGGGAAGTTTTAGTTTTGCAGTTGGTTGGCCAAATATATTACAAATATATTTAGATTTCTTTATTGGAATTTTACAGGCATTTGTATTTACAGTTTTATCATCTGTATACATTAAGCAGATGTTAATAGGAGAAGAAGAGGAATAG
- a CDS encoding DUF1934 family protein, translating into MILEIKDKFTNDVTIIKNIDFKYINNELSYVYKSEKYLWKFKENEILLEKKGEIEYIQRYIKGRLTKSIIKMNDLEMQVYILTREIEKEENNIKLVYNIYSDRDIENLISSFEVKINLGGINGK; encoded by the coding sequence ATGATATTAGAAATAAAAGATAAGTTTACAAATGATGTTACTATAATTAAAAATATAGATTTTAAATATATTAATAATGAACTTAGTTATGTATATAAATCTGAAAAATATTTATGGAAATTTAAAGAAAATGAAATATTATTAGAAAAAAAGGGAGAGATAGAATACATACAGAGATATATAAAAGGTAGGCTGACTAAATCAATAATAAAAATGAATGATTTAGAAATGCAAGTATATATATTAACTAGGGAAATTGAAAAAGAAGAAAATAATATTAAATTAGTATATAATATATATAGTGATAGGGATATTGAAAATTTAATTTCAAGTTTTGAAGTTAAAATTAACTTAGGAGGAATAAATGGAAAATAA
- the atpC gene encoding ATP synthase F1 subunit epsilon has protein sequence MEKKDFFTLKVVTPEKIEFLSKKIKFVKVRTIRGDIGILPNHTNFMSSLGEGLMLIKNSSEEKSYYISGGFLEVNHNYVTVMAEEAMLAESEEEFKKIKQQKLEKAIEAKRKEDQDILGTKKKLQDSLLR, from the coding sequence ATGGAAAAAAAAGATTTTTTTACCTTAAAAGTAGTAACGCCTGAAAAAATAGAATTTTTATCTAAAAAGATAAAATTTGTTAAGGTTAGAACTATAAGAGGGGATATAGGAATATTACCTAATCATACTAATTTTATGAGTTCTCTTGGAGAGGGATTGATGCTTATAAAAAACAGCTCTGAAGAAAAAAGTTACTATATCAGTGGTGGATTTTTAGAAGTTAATCATAACTATGTTACTGTCATGGCAGAAGAAGCTATGTTAGCTGAAAGTGAAGAAGAGTTTAAAAAAATTAAACAACAAAAACTTGAAAAAGCTATTGAAGCTAAAAGGAAAGAAGACCAAGATATACTTGGAACTAAGAAAAAATTACAAGATAGTTTACTTAGATAA
- a CDS encoding DUF2147 domain-containing protein — translation MKKIITLLLLLVATLSFSDKKEAFGVWITEPSSSGNRVIVEIYEKDNKFHGKILKLTDRFDSDGNLRKDSNNPDKSKQDRTLEGIDFVSGFTYNESNNTYENGSIYDPSNGKTYDSYMQLQKDGTLKVRGYIGISLIGRTQIWKRYEK, via the coding sequence ATGAAAAAAATAATTACATTGTTACTTTTATTAGTAGCTACACTTTCTTTTTCTGATAAAAAAGAGGCTTTTGGTGTTTGGATAACAGAACCTAGTTCAAGTGGAAATAGAGTTATTGTTGAGATTTATGAAAAAGATAATAAATTCCATGGAAAAATATTGAAATTAACAGATAGATTTGATAGTGATGGAAATTTAAGAAAAGATTCTAACAATCCAGATAAATCAAAACAAGATAGAACATTAGAGGGTATAGACTTTGTTAGTGGATTTACATACAATGAATCTAATAATACTTATGAAAATGGTAGTATTTATGATCCATCAAATGGAAAAACTTATGATAGTTACATGCAGTTACAAAAAGATGGAACTTTAAAAGTTAGAGGATATATTGGTATTTCATTAATCGGTAGAACACAAATCTGGAAAAGATACGAAAAATAA
- the atpH gene encoding ATP synthase F1 subunit delta, translating into MENLSIARRYAEAIYKVAEEKDEVFEVFEMLNVILEHIENDEDFKKFLSYPIIGKEEKKELINRIYRDIKNEPLDILDYLIEKDRLLHIKEINEQYSKIYYEAHKKLIVTAIFPKELSTEQKEKLRKKLVDMKQKEVVIHYKVDENLIGGGIIKINDDVIDGSIKTQIKELKR; encoded by the coding sequence ATGGAAAATCTTTCTATAGCGAGAAGATATGCAGAAGCTATCTATAAAGTAGCCGAAGAAAAAGATGAAGTATTTGAAGTTTTTGAAATGTTGAATGTCATTTTAGAACATATAGAAAATGATGAAGATTTCAAAAAATTTTTAAGTTACCCTATTATTGGAAAAGAAGAAAAAAAAGAATTGATAAATAGGATATATAGGGATATTAAAAATGAACCTTTAGATATTTTAGATTATTTAATTGAAAAAGATAGACTATTACATATCAAAGAAATTAATGAACAATATAGTAAAATATATTATGAAGCTCATAAAAAGCTAATAGTAACAGCTATTTTTCCTAAAGAATTATCAACTGAACAAAAAGAAAAACTAAGAAAAAAATTAGTTGATATGAAACAAAAAGAAGTTGTTATACACTATAAAGTTGATGAAAACTTAATAGGTGGAGGAATAATTAAAATAAATGATGATGTAATTGATGGTTCGATTAAGACTCAAATTAAAGAATTGAAACGTTAA
- the atpE gene encoding ATP synthase F0 subunit C: MDVSIIKAAALLGAGIAACGGIGAGLGQGLATAAAVEAVARQPEAKNDVMATLFIGCAITESTGIFALIIALILALIKG, from the coding sequence ATGGATGTATCAATAATTAAAGCAGCAGCATTATTAGGAGCTGGTATAGCAGCATGTGGAGGAATAGGAGCAGGACTTGGACAAGGGTTAGCAACAGCAGCAGCAGTAGAGGCTGTAGCAAGACAACCAGAAGCTAAAAATGATGTTATGGCAACACTGTTTATAGGATGTGCAATAACAGAATCAACAGGGATTTTTGCGTTAATTATAGCATTAATCTTAGCTTTAATAAAAGGATAA
- the atpF gene encoding F0F1 ATP synthase subunit B: MEQNNNLITIDILMIVQIINFFILVYVFHKYFYKKIGKVIEERKKIALKELEIVKEEREKLEEQKQNYEKLRKEAKRRANDIIIKAERQADERKEQILDNATLTRDRMIMRAESEVLKLRNSIKEQLQKEMSQMATELAEKIIKENIEKNPEIVDKSIDKFIDEVGE; the protein is encoded by the coding sequence ATGGAACAAAATAATAATTTAATTACCATTGATATTTTAATGATAGTTCAGATAATAAACTTTTTTATTTTAGTATATGTTTTTCATAAATATTTCTATAAAAAAATTGGAAAAGTTATAGAAGAAAGAAAAAAAATAGCTCTAAAAGAACTTGAAATAGTTAAAGAGGAGAGAGAAAAATTAGAAGAACAAAAACAAAATTATGAAAAATTAAGAAAAGAAGCTAAAAGACGTGCAAATGACATTATTATTAAAGCAGAAAGACAAGCTGATGAAAGAAAAGAACAAATTTTAGATAATGCTACACTTACACGTGATAGAATGATAATGCGTGCAGAGTCAGAAGTTTTAAAATTAAGAAATAGTATTAAAGAGCAATTACAAAAAGAAATGAGTCAAATGGCTACAGAACTTGCAGAAAAGATAATTAAAGAAAATATAGAAAAAAATCCTGAAATAGTTGATAAAAGTATTGATAAATTTATTGATGAAGTAGGTGAATAA